The following DNA comes from Papaver somniferum cultivar HN1 unplaced genomic scaffold, ASM357369v1 unplaced-scaffold_99, whole genome shotgun sequence.
tttttcttgttgttcttttgttcttgcaagAGAATGacaaacgggggagagttctaacgtGAACTTGCGCTTTATCTTTctgggagaagaggatgcggaatttgaggtaacgaatttgttagttaatcgttttcctgtttaagaaaagcctgattttattgcatatattttgcttttgcttaacaaaattttggtacaattgatgtttattccattatgtgtgtatggatgtgtgtgtgattcaattgtttccggttgagaaaaaatattgttatctttctttattgtttggtatcgattgtttaggcttaacgaaatttcggtgcaattgcggtactttaatgtctatgtttgtttcaattgcttccggttaagaaaaataattatgcaagttgatttatttggtttgtatgaattgtttatggcttaacaaaaattcGGGATCATtaatttagtccaattcgattccggataagagaaactaagttaattctgatcttagttagacttatcaaagtgaaggattcggttattcggGTCTTAtggaatgccttaacaagaaatactagttatctaacatagtacttgtcttgtttaaaagtgaaaggtgtaagttattgtttgaataattagagcctgatgagaaaaataaagttaattccgatctttattttagtcttatcaaacaagcgattgtattcatacaatcggtttagcaaaaagaACTAAGGCgattagtcaatttgttaaactattagggaaaattgcttcgggaaattgtttccttgataacatattaaaaccaaattacttgtagtttcggttttgatattggttatctaaaatggtatgtgaaaccttcgtacttaactcttataggttgtacaagtcttttagatttgtaagatcctttcggtttgtcctttatttgctcgaaccttcgtcattttgtgacaaaaagggggagaaatatatgcagTAAACAAGTAATTGGTATTCAtcaaggacaattgtgcttaaaacgttatatctaacgaaagagtaaagcattgactaaggggggaaacatatcatatgatgattgtggTTATTTAGTCTACAagagaaaataacaaagatgtgcggattgaaaatctactatCTCATCTTTAGGGGacgtattagctttgttattataatgtcaacaacggcatttaaggattgaatttatgaaggttattgtgttgttgaaacttggaatcaagcgtatgtataatgaattttgtaatttttttatccatatgatgtaagagttttgtcattaaaattgataaagggggagattatttgagcattgctcggttgaacccaccaagcgttagtatgtcaaggttggttttcatattttagtgaaccaaaactcatttaaagagtcgcttgattatgtactagagccaacttcatataggttaaactagaaagttattaggatatgagacatacaagtattactcaaagacttgaagaatgtgaagaagtaaagagctacatcaacgacatcatccttcctcttgaggttagtaatactttgacttgaactgtttcattcctaacgcatctttcaagtcgtgctatattgaaaacaaaacttcgaagctgtgaatgattgtactctagttagacgtagtattaaggaattacaatacgaagtataacgcttatcttttgaacttcgtatatacgacatcgacataattgtatgaatgctattgtgattatgtgtatgggtatgggtgaagatttcgtcctaggaaacaatgtttacattcgtttaaaggaagtacattcataaacttgttttgcgaatcgaaagggaaatctctaggcttattggtatgttattcattgcatatctttggattaccaatatgtatgattagtacaaccgatcataagttattatgtatcttggtaaaactattcacagtgcctgacttatgtattggtatgacttttattagtgcaaccgatcctaagtaatcacctaagatggtaagatcgatatttgtaattagtatgaccgatcctagtaattggtgtgaccgatcacaaaagagtgtgtaatcgatccttgtaattggtgtaactggtcctggtaattggtgtaaccgatcttggtaactggtgtgaccgatcacaagtaataccatgattATATGGTAACcgttcctggtaattgatgtaaccgatcctggtaactgatgcaACCGGTTCCAGTAACCATATgaaggtagaaccgtaaacccatgattagtgatttgataattggtatttgatcaatcacatatagttcttggaaatcagatgaaccaattctaaactcgtttggaagtgtggtaaatcggttccaagattgtaaatatcaaaaaaggatttacaaagataaagatgtcgacatactttgaacatttgcagtaattcttatcttttattgttcaaagatattccttaataactaaaggagaatcccagaccgaaataaattgagaatcttttaattaaggtttttagtttatatgcttttaattaccagcaattaaatgcatatctctggaaaataaaaattggatatgtgcatttactaattggagattttctagtgagatttcggtagatatttggacaaagcatttctaggaattatgaaaattgatttgggtatttattgcatatcttgagaatatttggttttggaaattccttggtgtccaaacttccttagtgtataaatacctaagtttgcatttcgagcaaactaatcctcagagccagcaaaactaccaagttgtgttgttactggtggagccgtctatccggagaggaaagtaccctaattaggcgaaatctcttacaaacGCTCGTttcaaagacttctttgggattgagaagctctacgagtaccgttggtgggaaactagataattgcaatattattagttttcgatttgatttgatttgattgactcacagttgttgaactttgattgcacctagtttgtttatgcttgagaatcttctcttctgatataagattcactcaaactagatcgaagtttcgacgggatctttagaactgtttttatatctaaagacgtcttgtgataatccattgttaacagactccgttctatgcgtgattgatcacaagagattcaagttgtggagtgcaggtgtttattgaagatttgaagacaaagaagatttcttattggcttcataatctttggtgtgcacaaaacttgatcggctagtatcgaactataatcggtttgtgtttgatagacttgattgattagttgcatagaTCGGCATTAGTATATAGTATCTTGgtggatcctattattgattgcacaGTCTAACCACGAatgctttggtagttgttaattagatagatctagaacccgacaaaggaggttattggttaaacggaagagcctttgtcaaactcatatcactgagattgaaaagagttgttaccgaacatatttgttgttcctttactgtttggaatacgaaccaaaggaattattcgaGTGCATGCACTTATCGAAcgtcggaagcgcatggatactgaagaaactaggtgaactataggtttagttgcttggtcttaactatacgaattcggtttagattttgtatagcggcttaattctgagagtattcaattctggactaggtcccggggtttttctgcatttgcagtttcctcgttaacaaaatcttattgtgtcatttacttttgttttccgcaattgtaattgtttttattataatttaaagtaaattacacaaacgttaattctgtaattacttgatagcaatcctatagagtttggttaagtccgaacctattatcaagtaatcacactttcgttgttgtattttctcgatcttatatccatagtcaatcacacaagttatcttgttgtcgtattgtctcgatctcgtatccatagacgatcacacgaagtgtgaaccgattcgttgtgttgtctcgactcagtccatagacaatggtaatctcacacataccattaacttcaagtaattttcaagtgatcgaatgttcaatacgaaacttcccaggttaacatcaaatgattgtctcacacaaatcatgtaagatgttcgatgtagttttcacatgatcatcttttgatatgatcatgtgaaattagttaaatatttagtttccaacaaataaattgtctccaaattAACTTGTCAAggatatgatgaacatagttaaagcttcgaacacatatttcgagaaaatagataagctagataaactcagctcgaaatatcaaatgtgtataatataaaagtatatatagttatacgacttagtctcatcagaagatataatagaatagacttctgagtgatagataagttttagtctccacataccttttgttgatgaagttcctccaagctcctcagtagatcttcgtcttcaattggtgaacgtcgtgaagtctaaagctcaactaaacaTTTTATCCTGATCCGAGATAtagctacaagtagactagaaatcaagtatatagttttgatcaactaaacttgacaaacaagcttgagatagcaacgcttgcgagtttgaccgagcagtgctctaacacttacctAGGAATCCAAAAAGTTTTTGATTTAACAAATCTCAGTTGAATATGggatcaaaacttaataactaacATATTTGATAACCATACAGTTCATAAAATCAAGCTTATTGAACCATATAATATCATTGAGAATAAGGATTGTATAAAATGGTTAGGACCGGAGATGGTAAAGTATTCGTAAAATCAGCCTATAATTACTTATGTAATAGAAACTTTATATCTAGCAAAGTAGATTGGTTTGATATTCAGAACCTTATAGTAATGTCTAAGGTCCAGATTTTTCTACGGAGAATTCTAACCAATTGTTTACCAGTTTAGGAAAGGTTAGGTAGGTACATACCGACTGGCATTCAATGTCTTATATGCCACAGTGTGGTTAGTGAAGATACTGATCATTTGTTCACCAAATGTCCCTTCTCGGAAGCTGTCTGTAGGGACATGTATTTGACCATAATGTTTTATAAAGCTTCCTCTCTGAATCTCAAAGACTGATGTGTTTTATGGTTAAAGATAGAAAACCTTAGAGAAACATATGCTTATATGATTTGGTACATTTGATAATATAGATGTAAAGttgtttttgataaaattaaacctaatccAGAGGACCTAATTAAAAATCCGAGAAAGGAACTACCCCAGTTTCAATTTATTCAAAACAATGATAAAGAAAAGATTAAGAACACTATTGTTTGTGACTGCTTTCGTCCTAGTTGTACTTTTAACAACTACTCTGTTCGGATTAATCGAAACTCGTCATGTTTGATGCTGCTTTTGCAAAAGACACAAAAATTGCTTTTGCTTTTGCCTAGTTGAATTGTAATCCGGGATTTTGCAGGTGGCTCAGGATACTGCTCCTGGTCAGACAAAGCTGAATCAAGAGCCTGCAGAGAAGATGCGGGATGAGCACCTGATATCATCTTCCTTGGTGACAACATCAATGTAGTTAATGCTATGAAGAAGAAATATTTTGTTGTAGATTGGGGAAGTGAAGCTATTTTGCACAAAACTTTATACTTCAACAATGCTTTTGCTAGTTCTTCTTACTTCTATGTTAGCCAAGTATATAAACAGATCTAATAGGATACttgtttttcttaaaaaaaatatgTAATGTTAACTCTGTAAACCTTGCtccttagttttgttattttatcaaaaaaaaaagaagtacaAATTAGCACCTAAAAGAACTATGATTAATTTACATTTTACTGGATACCGAGCAGTATCAGACAATAAAAAAAGATAACTGGACGAGCTCCCTGATTTAATCTAAGTTGATGTTAGCAACTCTTCAGTTCTTCGCAGGTATGGACAGCATTTTACTATCTGAATATCGAATATCAGTAAGTTGCCGATCATTGAGGTATTTGAATTCTGCTAAACAGAAATTGAAGTAGGCAAACAACATAATCTCAATACAAAATATCTTACCTCAGAAACGTCTTGATTTCTGTTGCGGTGGATATCCAGGCATCCCCATATTTGGATCTTTTCTTCTCAACTGTTAAGTAGCAGAATTGAATTCAGAAAAAGGATTTAGCATTTCCAATACAAACAATAAAACAATCAAAATTTTAAGAGATCTGATtgcacctgttgctgttgatGAGCCTGGGAAACTGCACGCTGCATTGGGATACCACCTGGATTCATACCACTGGGCAGACCAGCCTGAGAAGCAAGATTGAAAGCTGTCATGCCTGGACCAGGCATCCTTTGTTGCATTCCAACCATGGGAGGCATTTGCCGAGGGACAGGTCTAGGTGCCACTCCAGAGGCACCAACTCCACTTGCCATATTTCCAGAAGGTACCTGATAACACCAAAGTAAGCAAATAACAAGATAACGCATGAAATCACAACCTCGTGAAGTATGAAGAACAATATAAAGGATGATCCAGTTTCAAGAATTGTGCAGAAGAAGGTCGGTTCGCGTTCTTCATTTTAACATGCAATAACTAGTACAACTTTGAGAAGATATGTCACGAAAATGCTTCAAGAATCACATGAGGGGATCACTACTTGCAACAGATTTAAGTTAGAGACGGCTCTTTTTCTCTTTTACAAACTCCTAAAATTACTCTAGAAACAAGATCTTTGATATAAATATTGTTTGAAGTCTCGAACATGTCAGAATTTTGGAAAGATTAATTTTTGTACCCAATTGCTGTCCCCGAAAGAAGAAAATATTGTCGGTTGGATAAGGGAAAATAAACGAAATGTCCAAATGCTTTTGCGAACCCCATGTttcatcaaggaaaaataaataaactaataATGGATTAAATATGGGTATGTTCACAATTTTCGGATCAGTGGGTAGTCTAATGAATTTTACATGTGTCTTTAGAACACAGATTCAGAAGATCTCTAAGAAGAAAAGGGCCTAAAAAATTTGAAACACTTGGTGCCTCTTAATTgcatttttatatttataattaacaTACTTATCGGCAGAAAAATGTTTGTCATATAATTATATAAAGTAAAATCAAAACTCTTTGTCTTAACCCTAACGTGGACATCCTTCAGCAAGTCATAAAGTTCAATCTATCATGTCTCAATTTGTCAACTTCTATTCCTAAAGTATATGTTCCGAATCAGATGACATTTAGGACAGGTAAGGTGAAAATATAGGCAAGGTAGAAATACAAGTATGACAAATGAAACTggtgaattaaaaaaataattacatcaGAATTTGGGCCACGTGGTTTGTTATTACTCCCTCCGATTCTGGAAAAGGgatactatcactttttcattttggCCTAAAAAAGGCCAGATTGAAAAGtgatagtatctcttttccaaaaatGGAGGGAGTATATGATATGTTTATGCATGTATTTGTTGTGCGTACTACTGCAAGCATTGGTAACTTGGCAAATGGTCCACAGTCCTTGATTACAGAGAAAATTTCTAAGCATTTGGGTCTGGCCACTTAGTAATGCAGTATAACAAGGGAGGGAGGGAGTTCAGTTACGTACCGATTGGGAACCTTGGACACTGGTGGATCCCTCGAAATCTGTAGTAGTGTCAACTGGACGAATAGGATAACTCACAGCTTTCTCTCCAGGTTGGCTAGGTACAAGTGCACTGAGCATGGATGACACATTTACCTCATCAAACTGAAGAAAATATGGCGAAATATATGTTTCAAGCACCATGACAGCCTAGTTGGTGAACATTTCATCCACATGCATGTCATGTTGGACATTGAAACACGGTTTTTCTGGtgcttgaaaaaagaaaaattaagaaaTCCAAAGGAAAACATACTTGCGTCCTGGCAAAGGCTCAATGCGGAAGTACCTAAAAGCAGAACACGACAACAATTAGAGTACTCAGAAGTATTTAGACAACATGCAGTAATTCCAACCTTTGACAAGAACTAGGAGTATTCATTTAGCTATAGTTGCACATATATGAGAGATAATTTCACCTTTCGGAAGGTGAAAAGTATTTACATCCACATGGTCATACAAGACTAACATGACGCCATATTATCACATAAATGAATGTGTCCCATAATCACACTGCATCATAAGATATAGGTTGGAAAGATCACTAGTAGTTTATAAAGATCAGTAACTAATCAGTTAGGTTAAGTTAGTGCTACAGCAACGTGTAAAAGGTCTATTAAAAGCATGAAGCGTTGAAACATTACGTTAAAATTTGCTGGAGTATTTCAAAGAGATGTTAGCCAACTATCTTCAAGTGTAAAAAATACAAAACACGAAGGAAAAAAACTAATAGCACGAGCACCTAGTGGCGACATGTTCCAACAACTTTATGATATTACCAAGTCATACAGTTACCCTTGGGAATTAGTAACACTGGAACTCTACTATTTTATGCTTATTTGTAATTGGCATGAGTGTGACCTTTTATAGATCAACTACAGAGAAACAGAAACGGATTCTTCCAAAAtccaaattacaagacaacaataaCATGCCAGTCAGAGACTACGAGTTTTTCTAATAACTTGGTTGTAGAGCGTGAACAATATATAGCAAAGCAGAGGGGACGGAGCACTTGGTCTTATAATTGTATGCAAATGAAAGAGGAAAACATATTCTTATTTTCCAAAAAGAGGTGGTCGCACATATTGAGTGGCATCGAAAGATCACAGCAGGCAGTGAGATGTACTATAAAACTTAACCAACAAGATAATATGTTTTTAGAAGTATTACTCATGGTCCAGAGCTTGTGCTGCTGTTAGACGCTTACGTGGATCATATCTGCAACAGAAGATAATATGTTTATAGAATGTAACAGCTTCTGAAACTCGACAAAGTGTTGACAATCACTGCTAGAGAAGTAATGAACGGACAGAAGCATAAATTAATAAACTGGAAACAGCTGTACAAGTTGCTATACCTATACTGGCTATGCATGAatctttcatgaaaaataattcaCCCCTCCCTGTTAATCATATATATTACTGTGTACAAAGGGAAAGAGTACAAAAAGGACAGCGTAACATACTCGAGCATCTTTGAAAGGAGGTCATATGCAGGACTTTTCTGAGGCAGATGAACAACACTATAAAGACCAGGATTTTCACTGCCACAAGCATGCATGAAACAAACAGGTAATTAATTTCATAGTCTTACAAATTTAACCATGTAAAAACAGTAGAACATCTATATTTGCTACATAAGAAAACATTAGGAATAAATATCATGTACGAAACAGCACTTACTATTTAAGACCCTGGATATGTTGTTGATCTGATTGCCAATGTGGTAGATTCACGAGCGTTGGCCACTTCTCTGGTGTCGGATGGCCTAAGATAGAAATACATCATGAGATACAATTTTGCAACTAATGCGTTAAATGGAAAATAGTTAGGCAAGAGTTAGTACCCAAGACTTTAAATATCTTTTCAAGCTGATTGAGCTGCATTAAGGCACATAACTTTAGAATAAGAGCATGATAAAGGCTATTAATAACAAAAGATAAATTATTTGTATTCACACATGGAACTAGAAACTTGAGTGATTGTAAACTTGTGTTATTAGACTTGCACCAAAACAAAATAGCACCTGAAATGGGTTTTGCGTAGCCTTGACTTCCACTCCTTGAAATAGAGGTTTTAATGTCAGAAGCTCAGCAAAAATGCATCCAACAGCCCACATATCTAATCACAAGATTACAAATACATTTTAAATTGTTAGACAAGTTTCCTAAATAAATTTATCCAGAACTAAATAGGGTAGCATTTAGTATCAAATACCAACGGCGCTTGTATAGTGTTTGGCTCCAAGAAGCAGCTCAGGTGCACGATACCAAATTGTCACTACAACCTGGTGTATATAATTAACAAAAGACAAGATATTGTATCATGAAATGAGATGAGGACTGAAATTCCGTGAATAAGGATGTGAACAGAACTTAAAATCACAGCTAAGAGTCAAAACAGTTTAATAGCCCCTACAATCGAAATTGGTGAATTTGATCAGGATTTTAGGCAGGGGAGGAATAAAATCTGGCTATGGGGATGCAAAGTTTTGCTAGGGGGGCACTAAAGCGTAAATGGGCTTCGAAGCCCAAGTTTTAAGAAAAATTAGACTTGGGAGCCGGCTAGGATGGGTGTAACGGCTTAAATAGCTCACATCAAAGACTTCCTTGGAAGCCTTGGATGGAAATCACGACTACAAGTAAGACTCAAGAGAATACGTCTCCAGTTTATTTTATGAAACATCAATCATTTCTGTATTTCACCATACTGTTAAAAACACAGAACTTCATATCCCATTATGGAAAATCTCTATTTGAAGTTATTCACAACTTAAAGGTTTCAAACCTAGCCATCTTCATTTAAGAACTTTGGAttgaaattaagaaaaccatGTCATCAAGCATGTATATTAACCCACTGTTCCAATCTAACAACCAATTATGGAATTAAGAAGGTAAGCATATAAAGCCAAAAATGAAAAGCAAGCGAGAAGATACCAGCTGTAAAAAATAGCAGGGAGACTTAAAagtgaaaaaattgaaaattaggcGTAACCAGAATAGAGAGAATCCTACCCCATTTTCAGATAGATACTTCAACGGAGCTTGGTATATTCTAGCAAGTCCAAAATCAGCAATTTTTACAACACCTTGGTCATCCCCATCACCCATAACCTGTTCCACGGGATTTCTTTAATTAATCACTCGTACAAAGGTGCAAAGAGCAGGCATAAATACAAATTGGTTAACCTATTATATATGAGGGAAGGCATAAAGTTATGGAATACATACCAGTATGTTGGAAGGCTTCAAATCTCGGTGTATAATCCAATTACTATGATaacaaagaaaatgaaacaaataaaaacataagaTTCGATATGAGTCAAGTATTCAAGTTTACAACCACAGAAGAGAAAAAGAATCATACTAGTAGAGTGAGTGACTTCTAAGTAGCAGTCGAATGAGATTGTTAAATTGAACACTACCTGTGCAGATAGTTCAGCCCATTGAGAAGCTGCCAGAGCAGTGACTTAACAGTGTACTGATTAATAGATTGGCTAACTTTCTCTCTGTGGTGTCTTATAATTTCCTGTAGTACCAATCAACAGACAAGTAAACAATTGAGGAAAAAATAATTAGTATGATTACCATATAAGCTCTAACTTTAATCAGGTAATACAAAAATCTCAAAGTTCTTAAATTAGCATATCAAAAACTCATTCAGCTGAATATATATTTACTCAAAAGTATGCGAGCACAGATACGAGTAACATAAGAAATTACTTAGCATAAGTCTTGCACTTATATTCTTGGCCTCCATTTTCTTAAATTAGCATATCAAAAACTCATTCAGCTGAATATATATTTACTCAAAAGTATGCGAGTTTTTTATGTGTGCATTCATGTAGTAAACTAACAGCAAGTCTTCCAAAGACACTGGATTATAGCATTTCTTCCACAGATACGAGTAACAAAAGAAATTACTTAGCATAAGTCTTGCACTTTATTCTTGCCCTCCATTTTCTTCGAGTTAACTCAACAATTAAGAATTTAATGTATGCCAAGTCCAAATTCACATATAACTATATATTTGAATTTGAACTATTTTGCACTTTTCCTAATGAATGATGAGGTAGACGATTACAcagaaagaaaaccctagaaaatccaAGCTAAAAGCAATTGAGCTACTGATATTGATACTGAAACAAAAATTATTCAATCAACCAAGAGATGTACTCACATATAGGTCATGCTCAGCATACTCAAAAGCGAGATAAAGTGACATATCAGCAGGATTGATATGTACAATGACAAGCGTAACCACATTTTCATGGGTAATTTCTCTGAGTAActgcccaaaaaaaaaaaaacagtgacaAATGATGATAAATCAAGTTAGGGCTTAGATAGAGAGGTACAGGAATTCAGACCATGATTTCACGGATTGCAGTAGGGGAAATTCCATCTCCATCTTTGGATTGCTTGAATTTCTTGATAGCAAtatatttgcctctattaggttgATTTAAAGTTCGTGCTAAGAAGACGAGTCCATATGTACCTTCACCGATCTTACCAATTAGGTCGTATTGTTGTAACCATGCTGGTCTATTAGGGTTACTGTTGTAGTTATTACTACTTCCGCTTGCGTTTCTGCTGTTCATGTTATCTTTAAGGgttgtatcttcttcttcttcttgtttgctCCATCGATCTGCTTATACCAAATTTTATGTGACCTCCATTTTTCTGTTTGAAACGATGACACGTTTAGTTCTATGTTAATATTTGGGGTTTAATAAATAATTTCTATAAAAAAAGGGGTTTAATAAATAatactctttctttttgattttctctttaataaattttatttcttttatttataattttgttTTGCTAGAAAAGCAAGTTTATTAGTTTAGATTTTTATTAGAGggtaaacagaaaaaaaaaataataatatgaggCTAGCAAAACGGCAATGTTATTCAACTCCCTATTATCCACCTTCCTATTCACCTCCCTACAATCTAAATCCTATATTAAGGGAATGGTGAACCCCACCTGAACCTGAATGCGGATCTCGATAGAGATGTAGGGCTTAGATTAGAGGGAAGTGGAGAATAGGAAGGTGAATAGGATTGACTCAGTGATTAGGATTACTTTCGTTACTAATTTTAAACCTGTCGAAATTGCCCTTGTTACCATGaac
Coding sequences within:
- the LOC113346452 gene encoding cyclin-dependent kinase E-1-like translates to MNSRNASGSSNNYNSNPNRPAWLQQYDLIGKIGEGTYGLVFLARTLNQPNRGKYIAIKKFKQSKDGDGISPTAIREIMLLREITHENVVTLVIVHINPADMSLYLAFEYAEHDLYEIIRHHREKVSQSINQYTVKSLLWQLLNGLNYLHSNWIIHRDLKPSNILVMGDGDDQGVVKIADFGLARIYQAPLKYLSENGVVVTIWYRAPELLLGAKHYTSAVDMWAVGCIFAELLTLKPLFQGVEVKATQNPFQLNQLEKIFKVLGHPTPEKWPTLVNLPHWQSDQQHIQGLKYENPGLYSVVHLPQKSPAYDLLSKMLEYDPRKRLTAAQALDHEYFRIEPLPGRNALVPSQPGEKAVSYPIRPVDTTTDFEGSTSVQGSQSVPSGNMASGVGASGVAPRPVPRQMPPMVGMQQRMPGPGMTAFNLASQAGLPSGMNPGGIPMQRAVSQAHQQQQLRRKDPNMGMPGYPPQQKSRRF